In a single window of the Dinghuibacter silviterrae genome:
- a CDS encoding PAS domain-containing sensor histidine kinase, whose product METDQQQFKAVFEHATEGIILTDEQGRIVLLNPAAIKMFGYEPEELPGQSIDVLIPHRFHPRHATDRQHFYHHPGNRVMGSGRDLYAMKKDDTEFPVEVSLSYYKEKGALYVIAFIVDITSRKALQELEKSQAELKVALDKEKEINEIKSRFVSMASHEFRTPLSTILSSANLLSRYTKTEDQDKRDRHIKKQTDAVKHLNNLLEDFLSLGRLEEGKVKPESAGFLLRDFLEEVTEEMQSFAKPGQTIHCRCNGDLQLFTDKRLLKNILINLLSNAVKFSPENSSIYLDAEDKGAGQLCIAVRDTGIGISEADQQHLFSSFFRGANALNIAGTGLGLHIVRRYADLLGGSIRIESTLGKGTSVLVQLPLGKPI is encoded by the coding sequence GTGGAAACCGATCAGCAACAGTTCAAAGCCGTTTTCGAGCACGCGACCGAGGGGATCATCCTGACGGATGAGCAAGGGCGGATCGTACTGCTCAACCCGGCTGCCATCAAAATGTTCGGGTATGAGCCCGAAGAACTGCCCGGGCAATCCATCGACGTGCTTATCCCCCACCGGTTCCATCCCAGGCACGCCACGGATCGTCAACACTTCTACCACCATCCCGGCAACCGGGTCATGGGCAGCGGGCGTGATCTTTACGCCATGAAAAAAGACGATACGGAATTCCCTGTGGAGGTTAGTCTTAGTTATTACAAGGAAAAAGGGGCGCTGTATGTCATTGCCTTTATCGTCGACATCACCTCCCGTAAAGCGCTGCAGGAGCTGGAAAAGTCGCAGGCCGAGTTGAAGGTCGCCCTGGACAAGGAGAAAGAAATCAACGAGATCAAATCGAGGTTTGTCTCGATGGCTTCCCACGAATTCAGGACCCCTTTGAGTACCATTCTTTCTTCGGCCAACCTCCTCTCGCGGTATACGAAAACCGAAGACCAGGATAAAAGGGACAGGCATATTAAAAAACAAACGGACGCCGTCAAACACCTCAACAACCTATTGGAGGATTTTTTGTCCCTGGGCCGTCTGGAGGAAGGCAAGGTCAAACCGGAGTCAGCCGGATTCCTGCTCCGGGACTTCCTCGAAGAGGTCACCGAGGAAATGCAGTCGTTCGCCAAACCGGGTCAGACGATCCATTGCCGCTGCAACGGTGACCTGCAGCTCTTCACGGACAAGCGTCTTTTGAAAAACATCCTGATCAACCTTTTGAGCAACGCGGTGAAGTTCAGCCCCGAAAATTCATCCATTTACCTGGACGCGGAAGACAAAGGAGCGGGGCAGCTTTGTATCGCCGTGCGCGACACCGGTATCGGTATATCCGAAGCCGACCAGCAACACCTCTTCAGCAGCTTTTTCCGTGGGGCCAACGCACTGAACATTGCAGGAACAGGTCTTGGCCTGCACATCGTACGGAGATATGCCGACCTCCTGGGCGGCAGCATCCGGATCGAAAGCACGCTGGGTAAGGGGACGTCGGTCCTGGTCCAGTTGCCCCTTGGTAAACCTATATAA
- a CDS encoding DUF308 domain-containing protein yields the protein MKKFDITKLLLIAGTFWLALGIFASISPSVTYVVIVQYSGIALFLDGILWLSLCFASDSSRRERNWRMAESVVDK from the coding sequence ATGAAAAAGTTCGATATAACGAAATTGCTTCTGATCGCAGGCACCTTCTGGCTTGCCCTGGGCATCTTCGCCTCGATCAGCCCCTCGGTCACCTATGTGGTGATCGTCCAATATTCCGGGATCGCCCTCTTCCTGGACGGCATCCTGTGGCTCTCCCTCTGTTTCGCGTCCGACAGCAGCCGGAGGGAAAGGAACTGGCGGATGGCGGAAAGCGTGGTGGATAAATGA
- a CDS encoding baeRF3 domain-containing protein gives MKTLSQPAPCLGIPERAPSVVVVLPFEPAMTPKSLLEASVKAALAQAEKQVLATHSGQTALPVLQQLRRLAGDLNYATHRKSLALFASADFGKALYLDMDTDTRVLVDSGFRMRDLAETRNTKVPYLVLLLSGRLSKMFHCDGTRWTLIKDNICHSLPHEALDNECPPVPKDQLLDKFLRQMDQGLSMMLDAWPLPVFVIGTDKVVGHFAALTRNNRQIAACIHKNGIGLTATELAGLLQPYLDNWQTVRQQMAMKHLELALEMGKLTTGIEAIRKNIGARNGRLLIVEKNYTGAGQGQGQVARLHGPFYIADPIDDIIEKVLACGGRVEWVEDGQLKDFGGVALVRYY, from the coding sequence ATGAAGACCCTCAGTCAACCGGCACCTTGCCTGGGCATCCCGGAACGTGCCCCCTCTGTTGTTGTCGTCCTTCCGTTCGAACCGGCCATGACCCCCAAAAGCCTCTTGGAAGCCTCCGTCAAGGCAGCCCTTGCACAGGCCGAAAAGCAGGTCCTGGCCACCCACTCCGGTCAAACGGCGTTACCCGTCCTCCAGCAACTGCGCCGGCTGGCAGGCGACCTCAACTACGCCACCCATAGGAAAAGCCTGGCGCTGTTTGCCTCCGCCGACTTTGGCAAGGCCTTATACCTGGACATGGACACAGACACCAGGGTTCTCGTGGATAGCGGGTTCCGTATGCGGGACCTGGCGGAAACACGGAATACGAAAGTCCCTTACCTGGTCTTGTTGCTGAGTGGGCGGCTTTCCAAAATGTTTCATTGCGACGGCACCCGGTGGACACTGATCAAGGACAATATTTGCCATTCCTTACCACACGAAGCCCTGGACAATGAGTGTCCCCCTGTCCCCAAGGACCAACTGCTCGACAAATTCCTCCGGCAGATGGACCAGGGGCTTTCCATGATGCTGGACGCATGGCCGTTACCCGTTTTTGTCATCGGTACGGATAAAGTGGTGGGGCACTTTGCTGCGCTCACCCGCAACAACAGGCAGATCGCCGCCTGCATCCATAAAAACGGTATCGGGTTAACAGCAACCGAACTGGCCGGTCTCCTTCAACCCTACCTGGACAACTGGCAAACGGTCCGTCAGCAAATGGCCATGAAACACCTGGAACTGGCCTTGGAAATGGGCAAACTGACCACCGGCATCGAGGCTATCCGGAAGAACATAGGCGCCCGCAACGGCCGCCTGTTGATCGTTGAAAAAAATTATACCGGCGCCGGTCAGGGTCAGGGTCAGGTCGCTCGTCTCCATGGTCCTTTTTACATAGCCGATCCCATCGACGACATCATCGAAAAGGTCCTGGCCTGCGGGGGAAGGGTGGAATGGGTAGAAGACGGGCAGTTGAAGGACTTTGGGGGTGTTGCGCTCGTTCGTTATTACTAA